In Croceicoccus sp. Ery15, a genomic segment contains:
- a CDS encoding ecdysteroid 22-kinase family protein: MDPHAPAQYKSAVVDTNCVPRPYPARTDKLPTSLEDVDAEWLGRMMSYKYPGVAARSMETVQLLNSHTTKWRVKVDWNDAGKAAGLPEHVCMKANWSGSFDNVDIHAVEARFYHFLIGEMKVPTAKCYYADWDDDGSAHGFVVLEDLVQRGGKFGHSTDANGVDMIIDNLEGLARLHGSLWGSEKISTANAPWLQTQMDTPVDSDQVRIMWQWIEANLEDPAFRAIAPQHYLDDPRKVERAFDRLGELERAYDAPHCIVLGDCHQGNTYILPDGDRLWLDWQLVRRGRPWRDLTYFVIGALSIEERRKHHKDIVKQYREYLIATGAQGVPDFDEAWEQTRLFVMYGLQAWVANLDEWGQNGLPMNERFFTAAEDYGTWQLLGE; this comes from the coding sequence TTGGATCCGCACGCCCCCGCCCAATATAAAAGCGCCGTCGTCGACACGAATTGCGTGCCGCGTCCCTATCCCGCGCGCACCGACAAGCTGCCGACAAGTCTGGAGGATGTCGACGCCGAGTGGCTGGGCCGGATGATGAGCTATAAATATCCGGGCGTCGCGGCGCGCAGCATGGAAACCGTCCAACTGCTTAACAGCCACACGACCAAATGGCGCGTGAAAGTCGACTGGAACGATGCGGGCAAGGCCGCGGGACTGCCCGAGCATGTCTGCATGAAGGCGAACTGGTCGGGATCGTTCGACAATGTCGATATTCACGCCGTCGAAGCGCGCTTTTACCACTTCCTGATCGGCGAGATGAAAGTGCCGACGGCCAAATGCTATTACGCCGATTGGGACGATGACGGCAGTGCGCACGGCTTCGTGGTGCTGGAAGACCTGGTGCAGCGCGGCGGCAAGTTCGGCCACAGCACCGATGCCAATGGCGTCGATATGATCATCGACAACCTCGAAGGCCTCGCCAGGCTGCATGGCAGCCTTTGGGGGAGCGAGAAAATCAGCACCGCCAACGCACCGTGGCTCCAGACCCAGATGGACACGCCTGTCGACAGCGATCAGGTGCGGATCATGTGGCAATGGATCGAAGCCAATCTGGAGGATCCCGCTTTTCGCGCCATCGCGCCGCAGCATTACCTTGACGATCCGCGCAAGGTGGAGCGCGCATTCGACCGTCTGGGCGAACTTGAGCGGGCCTATGATGCGCCGCATTGCATCGTGCTGGGCGACTGCCATCAGGGCAATACCTATATCCTGCCCGACGGCGACCGGCTCTGGCTGGACTGGCAGCTGGTCCGTCGCGGCCGCCCATGGCGCGACCTGACCTATTTCGTGATCGGCGCGCTCAGTATCGAGGAGCGTCGCAAGCATCACAAGGACATAGTGAAGCAATATCGCGAATATCTGATCGCGACCGGTGCGCAGGGCGTTCCCGATTTTGATGAGGCATGGGAACAGACGCGGCTTTTCGTGATGTACGGATTGCAAGCCTGGGTCGCCAATCTCGATGAGTGGGGACAGAACGGCCTTCCCATGAACGAACGCTTTTTCACGGCCGCCGAGGATTACGGCACATGGCAGCTTCTGGGGGAATAG
- the cofD gene encoding 2-phospho-L-lactate transferase, whose protein sequence is MSARVTVLTGGVGGAKLVEGLQQIVPGTHLTAIVNTGDDFEHFGLPISPDIDTLLYTLAGLSNARLGWGREGETWSFMDAVKSLGGEDWFNLGDGDLALHVMRRAARDAGQPLSEIVRGFALQWGLGLTILPMSDDPVATWLQTDEGLLPFQRYFVARRCEPRVNAIRFEGADAALPAPGVVAAIEAADMILIAPSNPWLSIDPILAVPGLRQALERRNAPLVAVSPLVGGKAVKGPTAKLMDEMGLSVTNQTIAEHYGDLLDAMLVHQGDPHPSDPPCAETDTLMNSAQDRHLVAVAAMDLAERSSR, encoded by the coding sequence ATGAGCGCACGAGTCACTGTCCTGACCGGAGGCGTGGGCGGCGCCAAGCTGGTCGAGGGCTTGCAGCAGATCGTGCCCGGCACTCACCTGACGGCGATCGTGAACACTGGCGATGATTTCGAGCATTTCGGCCTGCCGATTTCGCCCGATATCGACACCTTGCTCTACACGCTGGCCGGGCTGTCCAATGCCCGTCTCGGCTGGGGCCGCGAAGGTGAAACATGGTCATTCATGGATGCGGTAAAGAGCCTTGGCGGCGAGGACTGGTTCAACCTCGGCGATGGCGACCTCGCGCTGCATGTCATGCGCCGGGCGGCCAGGGACGCGGGCCAGCCTCTGTCTGAAATCGTGCGGGGTTTTGCCCTCCAATGGGGTCTAGGCCTGACCATCCTGCCGATGAGCGACGATCCCGTCGCGACTTGGCTGCAAACGGACGAGGGATTGTTGCCCTTCCAGCGCTATTTCGTGGCGCGGCGGTGCGAACCGCGCGTCAATGCGATCCGCTTCGAAGGTGCCGATGCCGCCTTGCCGGCACCGGGCGTGGTGGCGGCCATCGAAGCCGCCGATATGATCCTGATCGCGCCATCCAACCCGTGGCTCAGCATCGATCCCATATTGGCGGTTCCCGGCCTGCGCCAGGCGCTGGAACGCAGGAATGCGCCGCTGGTCGCGGTGTCGCCGCTGGTGGGCGGAAAAGCGGTCAAGGGGCCGACGGCCAAGCTGATGGACGAAATGGGCCTTTCGGTGACGAACCAGACGATTGCCGAACATTACGGCGATTTGCTGGATGCGATGCTTGTGCACCAGGGCGACCCTCACCCTTCCGACCCTCCTTGTGCCGAAACCGACACGCTCATGAACTCGGCGCAGGACAGGCACCTTGTCGCGGTTGCCGCTATGGATCTGGCCGAACGATCGTCGCGCTGA
- the cofC gene encoding 2-phospho-L-lactate guanylyltransferase yields MAWTALVPIRTGPAGKSRLKGVLDADARGRLALDMAWHVIDVLAQCPAIDRRVVLSNEAFDHPATDWAKDGGLGLNAEISAFRHGFGASPLLVIHADLPLLARDDVDALLDAAALHGAALATDRLGQGTNALALADGRSFSFQFGQGSRILHCALDVAMPVFQRTGLSADLDTPADLEFLQERGLRV; encoded by the coding sequence ATGGCATGGACGGCGCTAGTCCCGATCCGCACCGGCCCTGCGGGCAAGTCCCGGCTGAAAGGAGTGCTGGATGCCGACGCACGCGGGCGTCTGGCATTAGACATGGCATGGCACGTGATCGACGTTCTGGCGCAATGTCCGGCGATCGACCGGAGAGTCGTGCTTTCGAATGAGGCCTTCGACCATCCGGCGACCGATTGGGCCAAAGACGGCGGGCTGGGGCTTAATGCCGAGATTTCGGCGTTTCGGCACGGGTTCGGTGCGTCGCCGCTGCTTGTGATCCACGCAGACCTGCCCTTGTTGGCGCGGGACGATGTCGACGCTCTACTTGACGCGGCAGCTCTCCATGGCGCGGCCCTTGCGACGGATCGATTGGGGCAGGGCACCAATGCATTGGCACTGGCTGACGGTCGGTCGTTCTCGTTCCAATTCGGGCAGGGCAGTCGCATTCTTCACTGCGCCTTGGATGTTGCCATGCCCGTATTTCAGCGGACGGGCCTGTCGGCCGATCTCGATACACCTGCCGACTTGGAGTTCCTGCAGGAACGCGGACTGCGTGTCTAA
- the npdG gene encoding NADPH-dependent F420 reductase — MSQTIAVVGGTGNLGSAIAWRIAKAGHQVIIGSRSAEAAIARAEELGHGLTGMANADAARAGDIVLVTVPFSAQAATLADIKPHVAGKIVVDTTVPLVPPKVMRVQLPDEGSAAVCASNLLGDDVRLVAAFHNVAAHRLAEDGFVDCDILVFGDDKAARAEIVALAEAIGQRGIHAGPLVNAAAAEAMTSLLIFINKNYKVDGAGIRITGELNAPD; from the coding sequence ATGAGCCAGACGATCGCAGTAGTCGGCGGCACGGGCAATCTGGGCAGTGCGATAGCATGGCGGATTGCCAAGGCAGGGCATCAGGTGATCATCGGATCGCGCTCTGCCGAAGCGGCCATTGCCCGGGCAGAGGAACTCGGCCACGGGCTGACCGGCATGGCCAATGCCGATGCGGCGCGAGCGGGTGACATCGTGCTAGTCACCGTGCCCTTTTCCGCCCAAGCGGCGACGCTGGCCGATATCAAGCCGCATGTCGCCGGCAAAATCGTCGTCGATACGACGGTCCCGCTCGTTCCGCCCAAGGTGATGCGCGTCCAATTGCCCGACGAAGGTTCGGCGGCAGTCTGCGCTAGCAATCTGCTGGGCGACGATGTCCGGCTGGTCGCGGCGTTCCACAATGTCGCGGCGCATCGCCTGGCAGAGGATGGCTTCGTCGATTGCGACATTCTGGTGTTCGGTGACGACAAGGCGGCACGTGCCGAAATCGTCGCACTGGCAGAAGCCATCGGGCAACGCGGAATCCATGCCGGCCCGCTGGTCAACGCGGCGGCTGCCGAGGCGATGACCTCGCTGCTCATCTTCATCAACAAGAACTACAAGGTGGACGGCGCCGGAATTCGCATCACGGGCGAATTGAACGCCCCCGATTGA
- a CDS encoding SDR family NAD(P)-dependent oxidoreductase, with translation MAASGGIGMGLVEGKIAIVTGGAANIGEACARMLAANGASVAIADIDDEGARRVASAIVATGGNAIALKVDLGDEASVAAMVAAAVDEFGRIDVLHNNAANTGAQQMTRDRSLAEMESEVWDAAFDINVRGTMFVTKHVVPHMIAAGGGSIVNTSSGVSLLGDVLNPAYSASKAAVNALTRNTATQFGRANIRCNAVLPGLVLSPVARAQMTDHQLAMIQRHVLLPRESVADDIAGAVLWLASDLSGFVTGQIISADGGIAHHQPHYADMLDMFAAMPG, from the coding sequence ATGGCAGCTTCTGGGGGAATAGGAATGGGTCTGGTCGAGGGCAAGATCGCCATCGTTACCGGCGGCGCCGCCAATATCGGGGAAGCCTGCGCCCGCATGCTGGCCGCGAACGGCGCGTCGGTCGCAATTGCCGATATCGACGACGAAGGCGCCCGGCGGGTGGCATCCGCGATTGTTGCGACCGGCGGCAATGCCATCGCCCTGAAGGTCGACCTGGGCGACGAAGCCAGCGTCGCTGCAATGGTGGCCGCGGCGGTCGACGAATTCGGCAGAATCGACGTCCTCCACAACAATGCGGCCAATACCGGCGCCCAGCAGATGACACGTGACCGCTCGCTGGCCGAAATGGAGTCCGAAGTGTGGGACGCGGCCTTCGACATCAATGTGCGCGGCACGATGTTCGTGACCAAGCATGTCGTTCCGCACATGATCGCAGCGGGCGGCGGTTCGATCGTCAACACCAGCTCGGGCGTTTCGCTGCTCGGCGACGTGCTCAATCCTGCCTATAGCGCGTCCAAGGCCGCGGTGAATGCGCTGACGCGCAATACGGCCACGCAGTTCGGGCGGGCCAATATCCGCTGCAATGCCGTGCTGCCCGGCCTCGTACTCAGCCCCGTGGCGCGCGCGCAAATGACCGACCATCAACTCGCCATGATCCAGCGCCACGTGCTTCTGCCCCGCGAAAGCGTCGCGGATGATATCGCGGGCGCCGTGCTGTGGCTGGCGTCGGATCTTTCGGGCTTTGTCACCGGCCAGATCATCTCGGCCGACGGCGGCATCGCTCACCACCAGCCCCATTACGCCGACATGCTGGACATGTTCGCAGCAATGCCGGGGTAA
- the cofH gene encoding 5-amino-6-(D-ribitylamino)uracil--L-tyrosine 4-hydroxyphenyl transferase CofH, with the protein MAQWWNRTEARDWLDRLERFSLDELAAEAEAKTIAAHGAVVTYSRKVFIPLTKLCRDVCHYCTFAHRPSQLTAPFLEPEEVLEIARAGEQRGCREALFTLGDQPEARYSAARRWLDERGFASTLDYLAHVAALVPEETSLLPHLNPGIMTAADYEKLRPVSASMGLMLESTSDRLCGKGMPHYGSPDKIPEVRLKSLRDAGEAKVPFTTGLLIGIGETRLERVEALLAIRDLHARHGHIQEVIIQNFRAKTGTLMAATPDIGLDEHLWTTAAARLILQAEMVVQAPPNLQPGQLGKLIRAGVNDWGGVSPVTLDHVNPEAPWPHLEQLETQTEEAGRHLRQRLAIGPAFARAPGLWTDEALQPRIRRAIDARGLPRDSDWHPGTGGAIPEGPMSIGIGGDKEIRIALGRVEHGEELGAFHIERMFGAEGRDFERICRVADELRHDRVGDTVTHVINRNINYTNICLYRCGFCAFSKGSTKSERGPAYNIDHAEIARRTVEARERGASEVCLQGGIHPSYDGNTYRGIVQAVKDAVPDMHVHAFSPLEVHHGATTLGLDYEDYLASLKECGLATLPGTAAEILSDDIRDIICPDKLSTGEWLAVMQAAHKVGLKTTSTIMFGHVETYAHWATHLLRLRELQMETGGFTEFVPLPFVHMEAPNWRRGQTRSGPTWRETVLMHAVSRIALDGAIPNIQVSWVKLGPEGAARILQAGANDLGGTLMDESITRAAGGVNGQEFGVPEMRALAHGIGRRLQERTTVYGLATGETVA; encoded by the coding sequence ATGGCACAATGGTGGAACAGGACCGAAGCGCGCGATTGGCTGGACAGGCTGGAGCGTTTCTCGCTGGACGAACTGGCCGCAGAGGCCGAGGCCAAGACGATTGCGGCGCATGGCGCGGTGGTCACCTATTCGCGCAAGGTTTTCATACCGCTGACGAAATTGTGCCGCGATGTTTGCCATTACTGCACGTTCGCTCACCGCCCGTCGCAACTGACGGCGCCGTTCCTCGAACCGGAAGAAGTGCTTGAGATCGCCCGCGCAGGCGAACAGCGCGGTTGCCGCGAAGCATTGTTCACTCTGGGCGACCAGCCCGAGGCCCGCTATTCCGCCGCCCGCCGGTGGCTGGATGAGCGTGGCTTTGCGAGCACGCTGGACTATCTGGCGCATGTCGCCGCGCTTGTCCCCGAAGAAACGAGCCTTCTGCCGCATCTCAACCCCGGGATCATGACGGCTGCCGATTACGAAAAGCTGCGCCCAGTTTCGGCTTCGATGGGATTGATGCTGGAAAGCACGTCGGACCGGCTGTGCGGCAAGGGAATGCCGCATTACGGGTCGCCCGACAAGATACCGGAAGTCCGCCTGAAATCCCTGCGCGATGCTGGCGAGGCAAAGGTGCCCTTTACCACCGGCCTGCTGATCGGGATCGGCGAAACGCGGCTGGAACGGGTGGAGGCACTGCTTGCAATCCGCGATCTGCATGCGCGCCATGGCCATATCCAGGAAGTCATCATCCAGAACTTCCGCGCCAAGACCGGGACGCTGATGGCAGCAACGCCCGATATCGGGCTCGACGAACATCTCTGGACGACCGCCGCTGCCCGCTTGATCCTTCAGGCGGAAATGGTGGTGCAGGCACCGCCCAACCTGCAGCCGGGACAGCTGGGCAAGCTTATCCGTGCGGGCGTCAACGACTGGGGCGGGGTTTCGCCGGTCACGCTCGACCATGTGAACCCCGAAGCGCCCTGGCCACATCTTGAGCAGCTGGAGACCCAGACCGAGGAGGCCGGTCGGCACCTGCGCCAGCGGCTTGCCATCGGCCCGGCATTCGCTCGTGCACCCGGATTGTGGACGGACGAGGCGCTTCAGCCGCGCATTCGAAGGGCCATCGATGCGCGCGGACTACCGCGAGACAGCGACTGGCATCCCGGCACCGGCGGGGCGATACCTGAAGGGCCGATGTCCATCGGTATCGGAGGGGACAAGGAAATCCGCATAGCCCTGGGCCGGGTCGAGCACGGCGAGGAGCTTGGCGCGTTCCACATCGAAAGAATGTTCGGGGCCGAAGGCCGCGATTTCGAGCGGATCTGCCGCGTTGCCGACGAATTGCGGCATGACAGGGTGGGCGATACCGTCACCCATGTGATCAATCGCAACATCAATTATACCAATATCTGCCTCTATCGCTGCGGATTCTGTGCCTTTTCCAAGGGCAGCACCAAGAGCGAGCGCGGCCCGGCGTACAATATCGACCATGCCGAAATCGCCCGCCGCACGGTCGAAGCGCGCGAACGCGGCGCGAGCGAGGTGTGCCTGCAAGGGGGCATCCACCCCAGCTATGACGGCAACACTTATCGCGGGATCGTGCAAGCGGTGAAAGATGCGGTGCCGGACATGCATGTCCACGCGTTCTCGCCGCTGGAGGTGCATCACGGCGCCACCACGCTGGGGCTGGATTACGAAGATTACCTCGCCTCGCTGAAGGAATGCGGGCTGGCGACATTGCCGGGAACCGCGGCGGAAATCCTGTCGGACGATATCCGCGACATCATTTGCCCCGACAAGCTCTCGACCGGCGAATGGCTAGCGGTGATGCAGGCTGCGCACAAGGTGGGGCTGAAGACCACATCCACGATCATGTTCGGCCATGTCGAAACCTATGCTCACTGGGCCACGCATCTGCTGCGCCTGCGCGAATTGCAGATGGAAACGGGTGGATTCACCGAATTCGTGCCCTTGCCGTTCGTCCATATGGAGGCGCCGAACTGGCGGCGCGGGCAGACCCGCTCTGGCCCGACATGGCGCGAAACAGTACTGATGCATGCCGTTTCCCGTATTGCGCTCGACGGTGCCATTCCGAATATTCAGGTCAGTTGGGTAAAGCTGGGTCCGGAGGGCGCGGCCCGCATCCTTCAGGCAGGGGCAAATGATCTGGGCGGGACGCTGATGGACGAATCGATCACGCGCGCTGCGGGCGGCGTCAACGGACAGGAATTCGGTGTTCCCGAAATGCGCGCGCTGGCGCATGGCATCGGTCGCCGTCTGCAGGAACGCACCACGGTTTACGGTCTGGCTACAGGCGAGACCGTCGCATAA
- a CDS encoding 3-keto-5-aminohexanoate cleavage protein: MAKGKVIISCAVTGAIHTPSMSPHLPVTADEIAEAAIGAAEAGAAIIHLHARNPKNGRPDQNPDLYEPFLKVIKQRTDAVLNITTGGHPSMTLEERLRPATRFAPEVASLNMGSMGFGLFPMLNRYKDWKYDWEPATLEASRDLVFKNTYKDIEGLLELLSPLGTRFEFECYDTSHLYNLAHFLDRGLVKAPLFVQTCFGILGGIGSHPDDIQHMKRTADRLFGDQYEWSVLGAGARQMSIVAMAASMGGNVRVGLEDSLWAGPGRLAETNAEQVATAKAIVEGMGLSVATPDEARQILDLKGGDRTNI, from the coding sequence GTGGCCAAGGGCAAGGTAATCATCAGCTGCGCGGTGACCGGCGCGATCCATACGCCGAGCATGTCGCCGCATTTGCCGGTGACCGCTGACGAGATTGCGGAAGCGGCCATCGGCGCGGCGGAAGCGGGCGCGGCCATCATTCATTTGCACGCCCGCAATCCCAAGAACGGGCGACCGGACCAGAATCCCGATCTCTACGAACCCTTCCTCAAGGTCATCAAGCAGCGGACCGATGCGGTGCTGAACATCACCACCGGCGGCCATCCCTCAATGACGCTGGAGGAAAGGTTGAGACCGGCAACGCGTTTCGCACCGGAAGTCGCCAGCCTCAACATGGGTTCGATGGGGTTCGGCCTGTTCCCGATGCTGAACCGCTACAAGGACTGGAAATACGACTGGGAGCCGGCCACGCTTGAGGCATCGCGCGACCTTGTATTCAAGAACACCTACAAGGATATCGAAGGGCTGCTGGAACTGCTTTCCCCGCTGGGCACGCGGTTCGAGTTCGAATGCTATGATACCAGCCATCTGTACAATCTGGCGCATTTCCTCGATCGCGGGCTGGTGAAGGCTCCGCTGTTCGTTCAGACCTGCTTCGGCATCCTTGGGGGCATCGGCAGCCACCCTGATGATATCCAGCACATGAAGCGCACGGCGGACAGGCTGTTCGGCGACCAGTATGAATGGTCGGTGCTGGGGGCCGGCGCACGGCAGATGAGCATCGTCGCCATGGCGGCATCGATGGGCGGCAATGTTCGCGTGGGCCTTGAAGATTCGCTCTGGGCCGGGCCGGGCCGACTGGCGGAAACCAACGCGGAACAGGTCGCGACCGCAAAGGCCATCGTGGAAGGCATGGGCCTGTCCGTGGCAACGCCTGACGAAGCGCGCCAGATCCTTGACCTCAAGGGCGGCGACCGGACCAATATCTGA
- the cofE gene encoding coenzyme F420-0:L-glutamate ligase, protein MFSVHPVGDLPEFLGGDDLPSILADRLAQGDPGLAPGDILVVTQKIVSKSEGRMVALSSVEFSDSARDLARQTCKDPALVELVLRESSDLVRAVPNVLITRHRLGHVMANAGIDASNLGTSGEEKVLLLPEDPDASAARIAHACHARTGIRPGVIISDSFGRPWRIGTTNVAIGVAGPPAVIDERGKPDRDGRIMQVTQIAFADAAAGAAGLVMGEGPEGLPACVLRGLPWQHGDQTSRNLLRPAGEDLFR, encoded by the coding sequence ATGTTCAGCGTACATCCCGTCGGCGATTTGCCCGAATTCCTTGGTGGCGATGACCTGCCTTCCATTTTGGCGGATCGACTCGCCCAAGGCGATCCCGGCCTTGCGCCCGGCGATATCCTTGTCGTCACGCAGAAAATCGTATCGAAGTCGGAAGGCAGGATGGTCGCGCTCTCGTCGGTCGAATTTAGCGACAGCGCGCGCGATCTTGCCCGCCAGACCTGTAAAGACCCCGCGCTGGTCGAGCTGGTGCTGCGCGAATCCAGCGACCTGGTGAGAGCGGTGCCCAATGTGCTGATAACGCGGCACAGGCTGGGCCATGTGATGGCGAATGCCGGCATCGATGCCTCCAATCTGGGTACCAGTGGCGAGGAAAAGGTGCTTTTACTGCCCGAAGATCCCGATGCTAGCGCGGCCCGCATCGCCCATGCATGCCACGCCCGAACCGGCATCAGGCCCGGTGTTATCATCTCCGACAGCTTTGGCCGTCCATGGCGGATCGGGACGACCAATGTGGCGATCGGCGTGGCTGGTCCTCCCGCCGTGATCGATGAGCGTGGCAAGCCCGACAGGGACGGGCGGATCATGCAGGTGACGCAAATCGCCTTCGCCGATGCCGCAGCGGGAGCGGCCGGGCTTGTGATGGGCGAGGGCCCCGAGGGCTTGCCGGCCTGCGTGCTGCGCGGCCTGCCATGGCAGCACGGCGACCAGACCAGCCGGAACCTGCTGCGTCCGGCGGGCGAGGATTTGTTCCGATGA
- a CDS encoding TIGR03619 family F420-dependent LLM class oxidoreductase — protein MKLSIGIPKSMKVAAMVQPWEDPLTGADVGELMAVADQLGFYKCMLGEHFVIPKEHIELSGDWYFHTAVALGFYGGQTKNLRLASSISILPLQSPIVQAKAWSTLDWLTGGRAEPIFGVGWLKEEFDMLGVPFEKRGAMADEYIAAMIELWTKHDPEFEGEFVSFKNCGFAPKPLQKPHMPIWFGGDAPAVQRRVAKFGNGWSPFRTPPESFPDCIDYIKSQPEYDGRRLEMFFALEMLNVGAHHEILDDARAPGTEDKQKIIDQIGWLKELGITETIVPLPPGLSGKQAWIDRQHWVAEEIMPAI, from the coding sequence ATGAAACTGAGTATCGGTATCCCCAAGAGTATGAAGGTTGCCGCCATGGTCCAGCCATGGGAGGATCCGCTGACCGGAGCCGATGTCGGGGAACTGATGGCGGTCGCGGACCAGCTCGGCTTCTACAAATGCATGCTGGGTGAACATTTCGTCATTCCGAAGGAACATATCGAGCTGTCGGGCGACTGGTATTTCCACACTGCCGTGGCGCTCGGGTTTTATGGAGGGCAGACGAAAAACCTGCGCCTTGCGTCCTCGATCTCCATCCTGCCGCTGCAAAGCCCCATCGTGCAGGCCAAGGCATGGTCGACGCTCGACTGGCTGACGGGTGGTCGGGCAGAGCCGATATTCGGCGTCGGCTGGCTGAAGGAAGAATTCGACATGCTGGGCGTGCCGTTCGAAAAACGCGGCGCGATGGCGGATGAATATATTGCGGCGATGATTGAACTCTGGACGAAGCACGATCCGGAATTCGAGGGCGAATTCGTCAGCTTCAAAAATTGCGGTTTCGCGCCCAAGCCGCTTCAGAAACCGCACATGCCGATCTGGTTTGGCGGCGATGCGCCTGCAGTTCAGCGGCGGGTGGCGAAGTTCGGCAATGGCTGGTCCCCGTTCCGCACACCGCCCGAAAGCTTTCCCGACTGCATCGACTACATCAAGTCACAACCGGAATATGACGGTAGGCGGCTGGAGATGTTCTTTGCCCTCGAAATGCTGAACGTCGGTGCGCATCACGAAATCCTGGATGATGCCCGCGCGCCGGGGACAGAGGACAAGCAGAAGATCATCGACCAGATCGGCTGGCTGAAGGAATTGGGCATTACCGAAACCATCGTGCCCTTGCCGCCGGGCCTGTCGGGAAAGCAGGCATGGATTGACCGCCAGCACTGGGTCGCCGAGGAAATCATGCCGGCTATCTGA
- a CDS encoding LLM class flavin-dependent oxidoreductase has protein sequence MKLGICSMWGTSLDLFRSEVRLAAELDYDLVTVGDSPSGWHEMVTSMTLAALEAPKALIGSLVTSPFMRHPLVAASAFATINDLTGGRAVMGFATGGSTVLAVGRAPATQKEVRAELVALRQLFAGEEIEWEGRPVKSLRFARKVPIYYSAFGPKALALAGELADGAILFAGDQSLDALEHRIDALRDAATRAGRDADALDIWVTSYISVREQRQQAIDDLKAFIAVNAMAFRTPETLAMLPDNVRPLVQAFQARYDPSEHVVVGGRNVRLMDEMGLTEFLQDFDTIAGPEDHVAGVMARMEAMGVSTLIAALPGHADPLTTIRGLAAARKRM, from the coding sequence ATGAAGCTGGGTATTTGTTCGATGTGGGGAACCTCGCTGGACTTGTTCCGCAGCGAGGTGAGGCTGGCGGCAGAGCTGGACTATGATCTGGTCACGGTCGGGGATTCGCCGTCCGGCTGGCATGAAATGGTCACCTCCATGACATTGGCGGCACTGGAAGCGCCCAAGGCGCTGATCGGCTCGCTTGTGACATCTCCGTTCATGCGCCACCCGCTCGTCGCGGCCAGTGCCTTTGCCACCATCAACGATTTGACGGGCGGGCGGGCGGTCATGGGATTTGCGACAGGGGGCAGCACGGTCCTGGCCGTGGGGCGCGCACCGGCCACGCAAAAGGAAGTGCGGGCCGAACTGGTCGCCCTGCGCCAGCTTTTCGCCGGCGAAGAGATCGAGTGGGAAGGGCGGCCCGTCAAATCGCTTCGCTTCGCGCGCAAGGTTCCGATCTATTATTCCGCTTTCGGCCCTAAGGCGCTCGCGCTTGCAGGAGAGCTTGCCGATGGAGCGATCCTGTTTGCAGGCGATCAGAGCCTCGATGCGCTGGAGCATAGGATTGACGCGCTGCGCGATGCCGCCACCAGGGCGGGCCGCGATGCCGATGCGCTCGACATCTGGGTGACCAGCTATATTTCGGTGCGCGAGCAGCGGCAGCAGGCCATCGACGACCTGAAGGCTTTTATTGCCGTCAATGCGATGGCCTTTCGTACGCCCGAGACGTTGGCGATGCTGCCCGATAATGTCCGCCCGCTCGTCCAGGCTTTTCAGGCACGTTATGATCCATCGGAACATGTCGTGGTCGGCGGACGCAACGTTCGGCTGATGGACGAGATGGGGCTCACCGAATTCCTGCAGGATTTCGATACGATCGCGGGACCTGAAGACCACGTGGCAGGGGTCATGGCCAGGATGGAAGCGATGGGTGTTTCCACGCTTATCGCCGCACTTCCCGGGCATGCCGATCCGCTCACGACGATCCGCGGCCTCGCAGCCGCAAGAAAGAGAATGTAA